In Ipomoea triloba cultivar NCNSP0323 chromosome 7, ASM357664v1, a single genomic region encodes these proteins:
- the LOC116025305 gene encoding cellulose synthase-like protein D5, giving the protein MVKMEVDSPSSSSSPVTITISTSGGACHGLTSPVRRLSLSNANPNSPLGGRRGSSSGGNRIAASGGRYVSMCKESTEEFVAYTVQIPPTPDNRNVDDSTNSSLDVGKSCGNPTDGYIKDTIFTGGFNSVTRAHVRRSLEVEPLEMKSKTVCELDGCDENAPEAPCECGFRICRDCYLDCVGNGGGSCPGCKELYKGISDDESDEPKSEAKDMANPLPSRRGGSRREKNFSLVQSFKNTNQDFDHNRWLFETKGTYGYGNALWPSDGYEFGKGIDRSTNPPDFTDRRNRPLTRKVGISAAIISPYRLLMVLRLAALGCFLTWRICHPNREAMWLWMMSVVCEIWFAFSWLLDQLPKLCPVKRITDLAVLKERFEGSGPNLRNPKGLSDLPGIDIFVSTADAEKEPPLVTANTILSILAVDYPVEKVACYLSDDGGSLVTFEALAEAASFARVWVPFCKKHKIEPRNPEAYFAQKRDPLKNKVRIDFVRDRRRVKREYDEFKVRINGLPESIRRRSDAYNAQQELRAKKKQFELRENLSEPIKVPRATWMSDGTHWHGTWSSGEEGHSRGDHEGIIQIMLVPPNSEPLFGNEVDEKNLISTTDVDIRLPMLVYVSREKRPGFDHNKKAGAMNALVRASAIMSNGAFILNLDCDHYIYNSLALREGMCFMLDKGGDRICYVQFPQRFEGIDPNDRYANHNTVFFDVSMRALDGLQGPMYVGTGCIFRRIALYGFSPPRATEHHGWCGRRKTRKVLRKPNMPNGQEDDEEMVLPTIGAHNDDEDLTRVLLPKQFGNSVPLVDSIAVAEFGGRLLHELRGKGCLGRPAGSLAVQREPLDASALAEAVSVISCYYEDKTEWGRRVGWIYGSITEDVVTGYRMHNRGWRSIYCVTKRDAFRGTAPINLTDRLIQVLRWATGSVEIFFSRNNALFASPRMKFLQRVAYFNVGMYPFTSIFLLVYCFLPALSLFSGKFIVESLNITFLVFLLSITLTLCLLAILEIKWSGITLEDWWRNEQFWLIGGTSAHPAAVIQGLLKVIAGVDINFTLTSKSAAPDDGEDEFAELYEFRWTVLMIPPITIILLNCVAIAVAVFRTVYSPFPQWSKLLGGVFFSFWVLSHLYPFSKGLMGRKGKVPTIVFLWAALICIIISLLALYIYPPNGHQDYNMTFQFP; this is encoded by the exons ATGGTGAAAATGGAGGTTGATTCTCCGTCATCGTCGTCGTCTCCGGTGACCATTACTATCTCTACTTCAGGCGGTGCATGTCACGGCTTGACCAGTCCGGTTCGGCGACTCTCATTGTCGAACGCCAACCCTAATTCGCCGCTCGGCGGTAGGAGGGGGTCGTCGAGTGGAGGCAACCGCATCGCCGCCTCCGGCGGGAGATACGTTTCCATGTGTAAAGAGAGCACGGAGGAGTTCGTGGCTTACACGGTTCAGATTCCTCCGACTCCGGATAACCGGAACGTAGACGATTCCACGAACAGCTCTCTCGACGTCGGCAAAAGCTGCGGAAACCCTACCGACGGTTACATTAAGGACACAATTTTCACCGGCGGATTTAACTCGGTGACACGTGCGCACGTGAGGAGAAGCCTGGAAGTGGAGCCTCTGGAGATGAAATCGAAGACGGTGTGTGAACTGGACGGGTGTGACGAGAATGCCCCTGAGGCGCCGTGTGAATGCGGGTTCAGAATTTGCAGGGATTGTTACTTGGATTGTGTTGGGAATGGTGGGGGGTCTTGTCCTGGTTGCAAAGAGCTCTATAAAGGCATCAGTGATGATGAAAGTGATGAGCCTAAGTCTGAGGCGAAAGACATGGCCAATCCTTTGCCTTCAAGAAGAGGTGGAAGCAGAAGAGAGAAAAACTTTTCTCTCGTACAATCTTTCAAGAACACAAATCAAGATTTCGATCACAACAGATGGTTGTTTGAGACCAAGGGGACATATGGCTATGGAAATGCGTTGTGGCCTAGTGATGGGTATGAATTTGGGAAAGGAATTGACAGATCAACAAACCCTCCGGATTTCACTGACAGAAGGAACAGACCCTTGACCAGAAAAGTTGGGATTTCTGCAGCAATTATCAGCCCTTACAG GTTGCTTATGGTTCTTCGTCTTGCTGCTCTTGGCTGCTTCCTGACGTGGAGGATCTGCCATCCCAATCGGGAGGCAATGTGGTTGTGGATGATGTCTGTAGTTTGTGAGATATGGTTCGCATTTTCTTGGCTTCTTGATCAGTTACCCAAGCTTTGCCCAGTTAAAAGAATCACTGACCTTGCTGTTCTTAAAGAAAGATTTGAAGGCTCAGGTCCAAACCTTAGGAACCCCAAAGGGCTATCTGATCTGCCAGGGATTGACATTTTTGTATCAACTGCTGATGCAGAGAAGGAGCCACCCCTTGTGACTGCAAACACCATTCTTTCCATCCTGGCCGTTGATTATCCTGTGGAGAAGGTGGCATGCTATCTCTCAGATGATGGAGGTTCTCTGGTGACATTTGAGGCTCTTGCTGAAGCTGCAAGCTTTGCAAGAGTGTGGGTTCCATTTTGCAAAAAGCACAAGATAGAACCTAGAAATCCTGAGGCTTATTTCGCCCAGAAGCGTGATCCACTTAAGAACAAAGTGAGAATTGACTTTGTTAGAGACAGAAGAAGGGTGAAGAGAGAATATGATGAATTCAAGGTAAGGATAAATGGGTTGCCAGAATCAATAAGGAGAAGATCAGATGCTTACAATGCCCAACAGGAGCTGAGGGCTAAGAAGAAACAGTTTGAACTCAGAGAAAATTTATCTGAACCTATCAAGGTTCCAAGGGCTACTTGGATGTCTGATGGAACTCATTGGCATGGCACTTGGTCATCAGGGGAGGAAGGTCACTCAAGAGGTGATCATGAAGGAATTATACAG ATTATGTTGGTTCCACCAAATTCAGAACCTCTTTTTGGCAATGAAGTAGATGAAAAGAACTTGATTTCCACAACGGATGTCGATATAAGATTGCCAATGTTGGTTTACGTTTCACGTGAGAAGAGGCCTGGTTTTGATCACAACAAGAAAGCTGGAGCTATGAATGCCTTAGTCCGTGCCAGCGCGATTATGTCAAATGGTGCATTCATTCTTAATCTTGATTGTGATCATTACATATACAACTCATTAGCTTTGAGGGAAGGGATGTGCTTTATGCTCGACAAAGGAGGAGACAGGATCTGCTATGTTCAATTCCCTCAGAGGTTCGAGGGCATTGATCCAAACGATAGGTACGCAAACCACAACACAGTTTTCTTTGATGTGAGCATGAGAGCACTTGATGGGTTGCAAGGTCCTATGTATGTTGGCACGGGCTGTATCTTTCGAAGAATTGCACTATACGGGTTCAGTCCACCCCGAGCGACTGAACACCATGGATGGTGTGGTAGGAGGAAGACAAGGAAGGTTCTGAGGAAACCCAACATGCCAAATGGCCAAGAGGATGATGAGGAAATGGTTTTACCAACCATTGGTGCTCACAATGATGATGAAGACTTAACCAGGGTTTTGCTTCCAAAGCAATTCGGTAACTCAGTGCCTCTTGTTGACTCAATTGCTGTTGCTGAATTTGGTGGTAGGCTGCTCCATGAGTTGCGAGGCAAAGGCTGTCTAGGCCGGCCTGCTGGCTCTCTAGCTGTACAACGCGAGCCATTAGATGCCTCGGCACTTGCAGAGGCAGTGAGTGTGATAAGCTGCTACTATGAGGATAAAACTGAGTGGGGAAGAAGAGTAGGATGGATATATGGTTCTATCACAGAAGACGTTGTGACAGGTTACCGGATGCACAATAGAGGGTGGAGATCAATCTACTGTGTCACAAAAAGGGATGCCTTTAGAGGAACAGCTCCAATCAACTTGACAGATAGGCTGATTCAAGTCCTAAGATGGGCAACTGGTTCTGTTGAGATCTTCTTCTCCAGGAACAATGCCCTATTTGCTAGTCCAAGGATGAAGTTTCTACAGAGAGTAGCTTATTTCAATGTTGGGATGTACCCCTTCACTTCCATCTTCCTCCTGGTCTACTGCTTTCTCCCAGCACTTTCCCTCTTCTCTGGGAAGTTCATTGTTGAGTCCCTCAACATCACATTCTTAGTGTTCCTATTGTCAATAACTCTCACCCTATGCCTCCTGGCAATCCTGGAGATCAAATGGTCAGGAATCACTCTGGAAGACTGGTGGAGGAATGAGCAGTTTTGGTTGATAGGTGGGACCAGTGCACACCCTGCAGCAGTCATACAAGGGCTGCTGAAGGTGATAGCAGGAGTGGACATAAACTTCACACTGACATCAAAATCAGCAGCCCCCGACGACGGGGAGGACGAATTCGCTGAGCTTTACGAGTTCAGGTGGACGGTGCTGATGATCCCTCCCATCACAATCATCTTGCTCAACTGTGTGGCTATAGCGGTGGCGGTTTTCAGGACGGTGTACAGCCCATTCCCACAGTGGAGTAAGCTGCTTGGAGGGGTGTTCTTCAGCTTCTGGGTGCTGTCTCATCTCTACCCTTTCTCAAAGGGGTTGATGGGGAGAAAGGGGAAGGTCCCCACCATAGTGTTCCTCTGGGCTGCACTCATATGCATCATCATTTCATTGCTTGCACTGTACATATACCCTCCCAATGGTCACCAAGATTACAACATGACCTTCCAGTTCCCTTAA
- the LOC116025674 gene encoding probable galacturonosyltransferase-like 7, with amino-acid sequence MLWMMRFSWFVSAVVVTIVLSPSLQSFPPAEAIRSSNFDSYLRFHNSSGVLDQFSFRKAPLFRSGGECGSALGETGVCDPSLVHVAITLDVEYLRGSIAAVHSILQHSRCPDSVFFHFLVSHANLETLVRSTFPQLKLKVYYFDPERVRSRISTSVRQALEQPLNYARNYLADILEPCVGRVIYLDSDLVVVDDISKLWRTSLGTKTIGAPEYCEANFTNYFTRNFWSDRRFSGTFKGRNPCYFNTGVMVIDLGKWRRFGYTKRIERWMEIQKTNRIYELGSLPPFLLVFAGDLAPIEHRWNQHGLGGDNVRGSCRDLHPGPVSLLHWSGSGKPWLRLDSNKPCPLDSLWSPYDLYGHST; translated from the coding sequence ATGCTCTGGATGATGAGATTCTCGTGGTTTGTTTCTGCTGTTGTGGTCACAATTGTGCTCTCGCCGTCGCTGCAGTCCTTCCCGCCGGCAGAAGCCATCAGATCGTCTAACTTCGATTCCTATCTCCGGTTCCATAATTCCAGCGGTGTTCTCGATCAGTTTTCGTTTCGGAAAGCGCCTCTGTTTCGGAGTGGCGGCGAATGCGGTTCCGCATTGGGGGAAACCGGCGTTTGCGATCCGTCTCTCGTTCACGTTGCGATTACTCTGGATGTGGAGTATCTCAGAGGCTCAATCGCGGCCGTTCATTCGATTCTTCAGCATTCCAGGTGTCCGGACAGTGTGTTCTTCCATTTCCTGGTCTCACACGCCAATCTCGAAACCCTAGTCCGCTCCACTTTTCCGCAATTGAAGTTGAAGGTTTATTATTTCGATCCGGAGCGTGTACGGAGCCGGATCTCCACATCCGTCCGGCAAGCACTGGAGCAGCCGCTCAACTATGCTCGGAATTACTTGGCCGATATTCTGGAGCCTTGCGTCGGCAGAGTCATATACCTGGACTCCGATCTCGTCGTGGTCGATGATATTTCCAAGCTTTGGAGGACCAGCTTGGGGACGAAGACCATAGGAGCTCCAGAATACTGCGAGGCCAACTTCACCAACTACTTCACCCGCAATTTCTGGTCGGACCGGAGATTTTCCGGTACCTTCAAGGGACGGAATCCCTGCTACTTCAACACCGGCGTTATGGTCATAGATCTAGGCAAATGGAGGCGATTCGGATATACGAAACGGATCGAGAGGTGGATGGAGATCCAGAAGACGAATCGCATCTACGAGCTAGGCTCACTGCCGCCTTTCCTATTAGTCTTCGCCGGAGACCTAGCCCCAATTGAACACCGGTGGAACCAGCACGGCTTAGGCGGCGACAATGTTAGAGGAAGCTGCCGCGACCTCCACCCTGGTCCGGTGAGCCTTTTGCACTGGAGCGGCAGCGGCAAGCCCTGGCTCCGACTCGACTCTAACAAACCCTGCCCGCTTGACTCTCTCTGGTCACCCTACGACCTGTACGGACATTCTACCTGA